A stretch of DNA from Clostridium sp. JN-9:
CACTAGGAGTGGGACAATATCAGCATGATGTAACCCCTAAAAAACTTGATGAGTCATTAGGAGGTGTGGTAGAGGACTGCGTAAATAATGTGGGAGTAGATTTAAATATGGCTACGCCATCTCTCTTATCCTATGTATCAGGTATAAATTCAACTATTTCAAAGAATATAGTTGCTTATAGAGAAGAAAATGGCAAGTTCAGCAATAGAAAGGAACTATTAAAGGTTAAAAGACTTGGCGATAAGGCATATGAACAATGTGCAGGGTTCCTGAGAGTTATGGAAAGTACTGAACCACTAGACAACACAGGAGTCCATCCTGAATCATATAAAGCATGCAAGTCACTGCTTAAAACTTTAGGCTATTCTGAGCAGGATCTGAAAAATAACAAACTATCAGACATTGACAGCAAAGTACAGTCAATTGGCCTTGAGAAACTGGCTCAGGATATTAACATTGGAGTGCCCACATTAAAGGATATAATCAAGGAAATAAAGAAGCCTGGCAGAGATCCAAGGGAGGAACTGCCAAAACCAATTCTTAAAACAGGGGTAATAGATATTACTCAGTTAAAGCCTGGTATGATACTTAACGGAACAGTAAGAAATGTTGCTGATTTTGGTGCATTTGTAGATATTGGAGTGCATCAGGATGGACTTGTACATATTAGTCAGCTGTCCGATAAATTTGTTAGGAATCCATTAGACGTTGTTAAGGTTGGAGACATAGTAGAAGTGAGAATTTTAGAAGTAGATGAAAAGAGAAAAAGAATATCACTTAGTATGAAAAAGGAACAATTAAACAGCTAAAATTATTCATAAGCTATTGAATTATTAATAAGTATGTAGTAAAATAAAATTGTAAAAATTAATTAAATAAAGATAATCTTCGGGGCGGGGTTTGATTCCCCACCGGTGGTAAAGCCCACGAGCCTATTTAGGCATGATTCGGTGTAATTCCGAGGCCGACAGTAAAGTCTGGATGAAAGAAGGTTAAGGTATAATGTATTTTTCGCCCTGTTTTTTTTGACAGGGCTTTTATTATGCCCGCACCCTTTGAAGATATCAAAATTTTAGGAGGGTATATCTATGAAAAACGAAAAACTTAATATTTTAGTGAAAGTGTCAATGCTTGGGGTTATCGCATTTCTTCTCATGTTTATTGAAATTCCAATACCAGTATTTCCAAGCTTCCTGAAAATTGACATTAGTGATCTGCCGGCTTTAATTGGTGCTTTTGCTATGGGACCTGTGGCAGGAGTGCTGATAGAATTATTAAAAAACATACTCCATGGCATATTTAATGGCAGTACAGCATTTATTGGAGAATTTGCTAATTTTGCAGTGGGATCTGTTATGGTAATAATTGCAGGATATCTCTATAAAAAGAATAAGAGCAAAAAAACAGCTGTTATGAGCCTTGTTTTAGGAACTGTAATTATGTCAATAACTGCAGGAATATTAAACTATACTTTATTGCTGCCTTTATATGAAAAGTTTTTAGGATTCCCAATTAAAGCTGTGGTTGCAATGGGCAATAAGATTAATCCAAACATAAAGGATTTAAATTCTCTTGTGGTTTTATCCATACTTCCATTTAATCTGCTTAAGGGAACTTTAGTATCTGCATTAACCATGGCAGTTTACAAAAGTGTATCACCAATATTACACGATGATACTTTTGCACAAAGTAAAGCAGTAAAAGAAGACTAATGAATAAAAGTACTAACTATATGAGGTTAGTACTTTTTTATTGTAAAAAATTATTGTTATATTACGATAATTAAATAGAGTATATACTAAAATTGAGGTGGATAAAATGGCGGCAGTATGGAATGTAAATAGTATAAATAATCCTGACTTAAAAAAGTTTTCAGGAAAAATTTCATTTGATATAGGACAGATCTTTTTAGCAAGAATAATTAAAGCCAGTGATAATAATGAGGAAGTACTGCTGAGATTACTGGATGGATGGCAGTTTCCTGCAGAACTATTGGATAAGGATAACATTTCAACTGATAAACTTACAAAATTCCAGGTAGATGGATTTAAAGATGGAAAGCTTCAGATTAAGATAGTTAACGAAAATCAGGATAACACAAAAAACAATGATAGTTCTATAGAATCAGTGCTAATGGATCAGAATATTGAATTAGGTAAGGAGCAATATGATATTTTAGAGAATATGGTTAAGCATAATATGCCTCTGACAAAAGAGAATATTTCAAAGGTTAAAACATATTTGGATATGGCTTCTAAAATAGCTTCAACACCTGAGGAACAGAATAGTTTCATAGAAAAATACCTTAATAGCAAGGATATAGATATTAATTCACAGCAGGGCATGAAAATTGAAAGCACTCTTAAGTCATTTTTTAATGAGCTTAAGAATGTTAATGCAGAAGATATTATGACAATGCTGGAAAATGGTATGGAAATAAATCAGGATAATATTAGAAGCTATAGAAGGCTTTTTAATGAACCTGAAGGGCTGTATAAGCAGATTAAGAATTTGAAATTCCAGATGGATATTAATTTAGATAAAAATATAACTAATAATTTAAAAAGTGATATTACAAAGCATAATATTGAAAACACAAAGAACGTAAATAATAATATTGAAAATACAGAGGACTCAAATAATAGTGTTGAAAATGCAAATGACAATTCTAAAAATACTAAAAAGGTGCAGTTAAATAATAATAATGAAAAAGAAGCTTTACATGAAAATATCAATAATAATGATGTAAATGTGAAAGAAGATAAAATTCAGGACAAAAGCAATTTGAACAAAAATGATATTAAATTAAATGAAGATGGTGTGAAAAAGCCTGACAATACTAACATAACTGATGAACACAATGATAAAAGCAGTACTAAAAATGCTGCTTTGGAAAATAAAACTGATGTTTCAGATACTAAGAATATTGAGAAAAATACTAATGGATTATTTGAAAATATAAAAAGCAAGGATATAGAAAAGGGTTCTGTGATTGAAGTTAAATCTCAGTTAAGCAGAAAAACAGAAGAATTAAAAGATATAATAAAATCAGCACTCCAGATGAATAGTGAAAAGACACCGGAAACATCAGATAAAATAACTCAGATAATTAAAGATAATATTTCGGATTTCAAGGCATTCAACACAGTTTCAAATCAATATTATTATATGGATTTACCAGTTAGAGTTTACAACAGCAATTATGAATGTAAGCTAATCATTAAAGATGATAGAAAAAGGGGCAAAAAACCAGACACAAAGGATGTTAAAATTGCTGCATCTGTAAATACTATAAACATGGGTGTGGTAAATGCATATATTAAAATTAAAAGCTCAATTATGAATGTTAATATTAACTGTAGTGAGAACTGGGTAAAAACTATAGATAATAGTAAAAATAATTTACTAAACAGCTTATCTGATTTAGGCTATAATGTTAATATAAAGATAGAAAAAAAACAGCAGGATCTTTCTTTGTCTAATTGTGCATCGTTTTTTGAAGATGGTAATTTTTCGGGATTAAACATTAGGGTCTAACAAAAGGAGTAGCAGTATTTATGAATAAGAAAAAAAAAGCTGCGGCAATAAGATATGAGGAAAATTATGCAGCACCAATAGTAACAGCTACAGGCATGGGCTGTATTGCTGATAAAATTATTGAAAAGGCAGGAGAAAACAGCGTACCAGTAGTATATGACAATGAATTGACAGAGTTACTATGTAATGTTGACATAGGTGATGATATACCTTATGAACTTTATGATGCTGTGGCTAAGGTAATTGCCTATGTAATGGATGTAGATAAAAAAGTAAGTGGGAAGTAAGGTGAAGCAATGGGTCTTTATGCAATATCAGATCTTCATTTAGCCTTATCAAGTGATAAGCCAATGGACATTTTTGGACAACAATGGTATAAGCATGATGAA
This window harbors:
- a CDS encoding ECF transporter S component, with product MKNEKLNILVKVSMLGVIAFLLMFIEIPIPVFPSFLKIDISDLPALIGAFAMGPVAGVLIELLKNILHGIFNGSTAFIGEFANFAVGSVMVIIAGYLYKKNKSKKTAVMSLVLGTVIMSITAGILNYTLLLPLYEKFLGFPIKAVVAMGNKINPNIKDLNSLVVLSILPFNLLKGTLVSALTMAVYKSVSPILHDDTFAQSKAVKED
- a CDS encoding EscU/YscU/HrcU family type III secretion system export apparatus switch protein, whose amino-acid sequence is MNKKKKAAAIRYEENYAAPIVTATGMGCIADKIIEKAGENSVPVVYDNELTELLCNVDIGDDIPYELYDAVAKVIAYVMDVDKKVSGK